The Microcystis aeruginosa NIES-843 sequence TCGAGAAATAGCTCTGTCCAGCCGTTTTCTTGACACCATTCTTGAATCCATGGTTCGTGAAAGTGTTTCATTGCTTCCCTGTTAACTTTTTCCAGTGATTACTATAAACATCTCCTGATGTGAATTTCATCCTAGCAAAGCTATCTTAAGGGTCGATCGGATTCAATAAAACTTAATATATGAGTAGTCGGTGGGTAAAATGTATTCTAAGATACAGTGCCAGCGAACGACCAGAACGAACCACAAAGACACAAAGGACACAAAGATCGATCGCTCCTATATAAGTTAAACCGATCACACAAAAGGAAATAATTGTTAAGTAGCTGGTTATAATTAAATTAAAAATGGGTTTGAGGTTCGATCCCCCCTGCCCCCCTTGATAAGGGGGGTGCCGATAGGCGGGGGGATTTGAAAGTTTTTAATACCTACCTACTTAAAAAATTTCGGTTCTCGATTCGGTACAGATTGCCTGTAATTTTTGGTCCCAAGTATCGAGGGGAAGGGTATCGAGATAGGCAAAGTCAAAGACAATCCCGATCGAGGGGATAGCTTGCCATTCGGGGGAATGTAGGAGACGATCAAAATAACCCCCCCCGTAGCCTAAGCGATAACCTTGGCGATCACAGGCGACGGCGGGAATTAACAGTAAGTCCACTTCAGCCGGTAAAATGACAGGAGCGATCGCTGTTGGTTCGTAGATGCCATAACGATTTAATTCTAGGGGATCGTCGGCAGTCCAACAGTGCCAAGTCAGGCTATCTCCGTCACAACGGGGAAAACCCCAGCGATGGTGTTGGCAAAATAAGGAACTTAAATCCGGCTCTTGACGATAACTGAAGTAAGCGAGAATGGTTTTAGCGTGGTGAAAGAGGGGTAAAGATTGTAAATTTTTGCAAAGTTGCTGACTATTTTCTTGCCAAATATGCTTAGGAAGCGCTCGTCTTTGGGCAATTAGTTGTTTGCGTAATTGGGCTTTTTTGGTAGCAGAATCCATAAAATAGAGATAAATAGGAGAGTAAGTAGCTGGTTATAATTAAATTGAAGATGGATCCCCCCTTAATAAGGGGGGTGTCGATCCCTCCTTAATCCCCCCTTAATAAGGGGGGTGTCGATCCCCCCTTAATCCCCCCTTAATAAGGGGGGCATCTGACAGTTTTTAACACCTAACTACTTAGTAAGAACGATGCTAAATCTATTTAACTCGCTTTTTGGGCGTTATAACGAGAATATCAAGGCCAATGTGGAAATTTATACTTGGGCAACTTGTCCCTACTGTATTCGGGCTAAATGGTTGCTGGGTTGGAAAGGGGTAAAATACACCGAATACAAGATTGATGGGGATGAAAGCGCTCGTCAAGCCATGGCCGAACGGTCCAACGGTAAACGCAGTGTACCACAGATTTTTATTAATAATGAACATATCGGTGGTTGTGATGATTTGTATGCTTTGGATGGTCAAAAAAAATTAGATAATTTATTGGCTAAATGTGGGACTATCTAAAGTCTATTGATGAAAAAGCCTATGAGAAACATCGGCAATGGATGCAGTTAGCTTTAAATTTAGCGGCAACTGCGGGGGATCGGGGTGATGTACCTGTGGGAGCGGTTATCGTGGATAAACAGGGACATTTAATCGCTCAAGGGGCTAATTGCAAGGAAAAACACCATGATCCCACCGCTCACGCCGAAATTCTGGCGATTCGTGCCGCTAGTCAAGTTTTAGGCAATTGGCACTTAAATGATTGTACCCTCTACGTCACCCTCGAACCCTGTCCCATGTGTGCCGGGGCAATCATTCAGGCTAGATTAGGATTATTAGTGTACGGTGCTGACGATCCCAAAACAGGAGTTATCCGCACTGTGGCTAATTTTATAGATAGTCCTTTTTCTAACCATCGTTTACCGGTAATTGCGGGAATTTTAGCTAAGGAATCTGGGGAATTATTACAAACATGGTTTGAGAAAAAAAGATGAGAAAAATTTGAGTAATTATCGGGACGGTTGATAAATTTAGCTAAATTTATCAAATTATTGCCTTAGACATGACAAAAATAACCCATGATTAAAAGCTTTCGATGTAAAGATACAGAAAAGCTATATAATAAGCAGTTTGTTAAAAAGTTTTCTGGGATTGAACGATTAGCGATCAAAAGATTGCGTATTTTAGAAAGTGCTAATACACTAGAAGCATTGGCAGGATTGCCGAGTAACCGCTTAGAACGTTTAAAAGGAGATAGAATCGGTCAATACAGTATTCGCATCAATGACCAGTATCGTATTTGTTTCTCATGGGATGATGCAGCTACTAATGTTGAAATTGTTGATTATCATTAAGGAGAATTCACGATGAATAATTGGAAAAGTCCTATCCACCCCGGTGAAATTTTAGCTGATGAATTAGAGGAAATTAATCTTGATGTTTCTCAGCTTGCCACAAGAATTAATATCTCTGAGAATGAACTTGAGCAAATTCTCAAGGGACAAGGAAATATCACGGGAGATATTGCTTTAAAATTAGGGCGTTTTTTTAATACAGGAGCAGAAATTTGGATGAATTTACAAAAAGCCTATGAGTTAGATCTAGCGAGGGAAAAGTTAGGAAATACCCTCGAAAAAATTATTCCTTATCAATCCCTGTCTTCAGGATAAATTCTCTTGAATTCTATAATTATTCATTTGACATACTGGCTGCATCTCACATTTGCAGAAATAGCGACAATCAGCAATTATCAGTCATCCCTAAACTGATACAAATGTATGAATAACCGCGTGTGGGAGTTAATCATACTGTTAACAGCAGACTAGCTGATCACCACCAGTTGCATTAACTGGATCTTTTGCCAAAATGGAGTAAATATAGTAGCGGGGGGATGGTCAATGACAGCACAGGAAGTATTAGAGTTAATTCAACAGGCAAAGGACGAAAGAGCGAGGGAGTTGGATCTGTCCAACAAAAACTTAACAGAAATTCCCCCCGAAATCCCTCAACTCACCTCCCTGCAAGAACTCAACCTCAACAGTAACCAAATCAGGGAGATTCCAGAAGCGATCGCTCGACTCACCTCCCTGCAATCCCTCGACCTCATTAGTAACCAAATCAGGGAGATTCCAGAAGCGATCGCTCGACTTACCTCCCTGTGGGTCCTCTTTTAGTTTGCTCTGGACGGGTAAAATCAATGAAACGACCTTCAATCAGTTTTTAGAGGGTTTTTGGCGATCTATCACGATTTTTAAAGGACAAGAACCAGAAACCAACAACGATGACACCCCCCAAGAAACCCCCCATCGGAGCAGTAAAGATTTGCTTACCACAGAAAAGTAACTTAGGCAAAAAAGTTTACAAATATTTAATATTGTCTCTCTTTTTGTCAAATAAGGACATGAAATTCCTTATTTGTTGAATCTAGTCGATGGTGAAATTAGAAGAATGTTCAAACGCCACAAACTCTTAAGTGATATTGCACTCAAAATGAATCAAACATCTGACTCTATTGATCAAGAAGAATGGGATGAACGCGCATTTCGTCCACAGCAAGTGTAGAATTATGTTATTCTAAATGCTTAATTGGTTGGTGAGTTAATTTTTTTAACTTCTCAGCCACTTCAACCCGATGACAACGATGATAAGTTCATAATTACCTCCTGTTCCTCTGTACTTGAATTATCCCTCAACTCTAAATTCTTGCACCAGAGCGTTTAAATCGAACCTCAAGAATTAAGAGGTCTTTGACATCGCTTGAGAACAAAAAAGAAAGGTTGGGGAGAGTTTTTAAAATCCATAATTCCCAGCACGGTATTATCATCTACTTTCCGAAAAGAGTCATTGATGGGCAAATAATCATAAATCATCGTGGCGCTGACTTTGCCCCGATATTCCATCATTCGCAGTCTAGCCTGACTTGTCTCTGTTTTTAGCAAGGAGTTGGTCAGCATCAGCAAAGGTTTCAGAGAATTATTTTTGAGTATCGGCAGCTTCAAAATCCAGTTCATGGCCGTGGGATTGGGTGCCACCTTAAAAATTTTTCCCTGACCATCTAAAAATAACAGGGGGTGGACATTCTCAGTATCGACAAATTCTTTACCATACCAATTAGATGCTTCTAATAAACCATCCATTGGGTGATTTGTCTGAAGTCCAGAACCTTGCCAACGACCGAGCATAAAGTCTAAACTCACGGGGTCGAGAGCGTCAAACAATTGTAAAGCTATTTCTGTCGTCGTTTTACCAGCTTTAAGAATCGACTGGCAGCTTTCTAATTCTAATGTTTCCATTGTTTCACTCTTGTTGTGTCCTGACAATGATATTATAGCTTCTCAGCCAGAGGGTGGGGGATTGCCCCTCGGCTAAAATCACCAAACATCCGACATATCTTCAGTCAATGGGTCATCGTATCGCCTTAAAGTTTCCAGCCATTCACTCATTTCTTCCTTGATGGTTTCTTTAAGTTCTTGCAAATCATCTTTATCTATTAGGCCTTTTTCCAGTAAGAAAGTGTAGAACTTTTTCAGACTACCTGCATTAGCCTTGATGCTTGATTGACTGGCCCACAGGGCCTTTTTGATAAACCAATAACCCAAAAAGTCACTGACCATATCTACCCCGTCTTTGGCTTCTACGGCATCTTCATAGAGTAAATATTCGTTGATATAAAAATCTATATTTGAAACATGATTATTAATGGTTTTTTCGGACAGGCCTGATGATTCTAGCCAACTCTCAAAATCCGTTAGTAATTCATGATTGGCTTTTCTTATCTTTTGACAGTCAGCCTCGTATTTCTGGGAATCATCCATCTCAAATTTCTCTCCTCCAAATCGCTGCTCGATGGTCAATAGGGTAATGAATCAAGTGTTTTTTTCCAAGCGTCTAAAGCCGCCATTTCCTCCTCAGGGTCAACCTCGGCCAACCGCCTGAATCGCCTTTCCCTTTTCTGCTAAATAGCTCCAACGATGTTAGACGCAATTTGCTCAATGATGGCGGCCACATCTTCTTCTGTATCTCGAGGTTGGGTTAATTCCACATCCGTTGAGAAGAGGCACATTTGAGCCCAGTCTAAGTTTTCCACTTCACACTGGTCAATCACCGAACTGGGGATGTTTTTCAGGGTGATGCTATCCCACTCAATGCCGATGAGATTGCTCTGCCGCTCAATTATCACAATTCTTCCTTGCCAACCACCGATGTCAGTCCCTAAATCTGGGTCAAGTACACCCTGTTTGACGATGACCGAGTCGCCGACTTTGAAGGCAAACTCTGACTCGGAAAATTCGGGCGACAAGCTGGAGGCAACCGAGAGATGATACTCGCTTCCTAGCTCTTTTAACTCAAAATCCACAATCATCCGCTTGTTTTCCGAGAAATAACGGTTTTTCCTAGCGATTAGCTCGTCGATTAGCTCTTGAATATCCGCCTTGAGCCTTTTATCTCCTTTAAGAAGGTCTTTATTAAAAACTCGGTCTATCATCTCTTGCCGCTTTGACTCGGGGGACAACGCCAGATTCCAAGCGATTATCCCTATGGTCAGCAGTGTTCGCATAGATCCCTTTGTTTCATTGGATTCGCGGTAAGGCTCGATAAAATCCTCCAGAACTTCCGACATTGTGACTTCCCCAGAAGGAGAGACGACAATTTCCTTGAAAGGCAAGGACTTTTCTCTTAATTTCTTCTCAAAGCTTTTCAAGGGTTTTTCGGATCCTTGGGACATTTTCTGCAGCCTGAGCAGTTCACTAAATGCCTTCGATTTTTTAGCCATGATTGAGCGGGAAAATATGTGTTATTAATCCTGTTGGGTTGCTGAACAACATTGGAATAGGGGAATTGTAACTGCTCTCAGGGAGCGATTGCGCTCTCATTATTAAATCTTAAAGTTCTGGCCTGAGTCGTCAGCTGTTGACTGCTGAGTGGGTGGGTGGAATTAAATATAAAATGAACGTAGGTTGGGTTGAAGCATGAAACCCAACGCCCGATTATGTTACGCTACCGCTAACCCATCCTACAAATAATTGTGCCTACCTACTTATCCGATACCTTTTTGTTAACATAGATTAGCAATGCACTTTCAGAGATTCTCTTAAAATAGGGGATATCTCCTGCTCAAATCCCCCGCGGGGGAAAAATATGTCTCAAAAGCCGATTTATCTAGATTGCCACGCCACGACACCGATGGAGCCGCAAGTTCTGGCGGCGATGTTACCCTATTTTACCGAACACTTTGGTAATGCCAGTAGTATTAATCATGTCTATGGTTGGACAGCCGAGGCCGCGGTTAAACAGGCAAGAGAAACAATCGCCGCTGCTATTAATAGTAGTCCCGAAGAAATTATTTTTACCAGTGGGGCAACGGAGGCCAATAACCTGGCTATCAAAGGGGTTGCCGAAGCTTATTTCGCCAAGGGACGGCATATAGTTACGGTGGTGACAGAACATCGGGCCGTTTTAGATCCCTGTCATTATCTGGAAAAATTGGGTTTTGAGGTGACAATTTTACCCGTCGGTGCTGATGGCCTAATTGACTTGGAACTACTAGAAAAATCTTTACGTCCTGACACGATTTTGCTGTCAATTATGGCCGCTAATAACGAGATTGGGGTGATTCAACCTTTAGCGGCAATTGGGGCGATTTGTCGCCAGTATCAGGTACTTTTTCATACGGACGCGGCCCAAGCAATCGGCAAAATTCCCCTAGATGTGGAGGAAATGAATATAGATCTAATGTCCTTAACTGCCCACAAAGTCCACGGACCGAAGGGAATCGGTGCGCTGTACGTCCGGCGCCGGAACCCCAGAGTTCGTCTGGCCGCTCAAATTCAAGGGGGAGGCCAGGAAAAAGGACTGCGATCGGGTACAATATTTACACCGCAAATTGTCGGTTTTGCCAAGGCGGTAGAATTGGGCATCAAAGCGATAGAAGAAGATAACAGCCACTTAAATCAGTTAAAAGCCCGTTTATGGGAGATTATCAGTCAATTAGACAGAATTTATCTCAATGGTCATCCTAGCCAAAGATTAGCCGGAAATTTAAATATTAGTATTGAAGGGGTGGACGGTGCGGCGTTATTGTTAGGATTACAGCCAATAGTGGCGCTTTCCTCCGGTTCTGCCTGTTCTTCTAGCCATACCGCCCCCTCTCACGTTTTAACTGCCTTGGGTCGCCCCGAATCTCTCGCTTATGCCTCCCTGCGCTTCGGGTTGAGTCGTTTTAATACTTTAGAAGAAATTGAACTGGTGGGGGAACAGGTGGTTTTAACGGTTAATTCCCTCCGCAAAGCCAAAAATTTTTGAAGTTTCGGCTCCTATCCACAAGTTAGTTTCGGTCTAGGTTTGAAAAATTCCGAAAAAGGTTTCTACGATTGCCTTTGACTAATTGCCGTGCCGGTTAATAACACTGATGCTTGGTTTTCAGTCCAGTGAATCATCCAACTCGGTTGTAATCCCAAAACAATAATAAATAAAGCCAAGGCAATTTCGGGAAATCTTTCGGGCCAGGTACTGCGAGGAATGCGCGATAATTCGGGGGTTAAACGACCAAAGAAAACCCGATTAATCATCAGGAGAAAATATACTGCGGTTAAACCACTAGCGACCAAACATAAGAGCGTTTGTATCGGAAAAATCGGGAAACTGCCCCGAAAGACCAAAAATTCGGCGATAAATCCCACCATTCCGGGGATGCCGGCGCTGGCCATGGCCGCTAAAATCATTAACATTCCCGTGATTGGTAAACCTCTTTCTGGATTTAATAAACCGCGTAGATAATCCACATCCCGGCTGCCGGTTTTTTTATACACCACTCCCACCAACAAAAATAACAAAGCGGAAATTAAACCGTGACTAATCATCTGCAAAATCGCCGCAGTGATGCTTAATCTGGTGGTGGCCGCCGCCGCTAGTAAAATATAGGCCATGTGGGAAATGGAAGAATAGGCGACTACTTTTTTCATATCCTTTTGGGCAATAGCGCAACTGGCCCCGTAGAGGGCGCTGATAGCTGCTATTGTTGCTAACCAAGGGGCGAGAGTCACCCAAGCATCAAGAAATAAACCGACTCCAAAGCGCAGCAGTCCATAGGTTCCTAATTTGAGTAATATTCCCGCTAAAAGCACAGAAACGGGGGTAGATGCTTCCACGTGGGCATCCGGTAGCCAAGTATGAAAGGGAAAAATCGGGATTTTGATGGCTAATCCAATCAGAAGGGGGATGAGGAGCAGTAATTGGGTTTTAACGTCTAAATTATTCGATAAAAGGGGGTTATAGGCGAAATTATCAGCACCGGTTAGCCAAACTAAGCCAAGGAAAGAGATTAGCACTAAAAAGCCGGAAATTGCCGTGTATAATAAAAATTTCATGCCCGCGTAACCGCGTCTTTGCCCCCCCCAAATGGCAATGAGAAAGTAAAGCGGGACGATTTCTAATTCGTAAAATAGGAAAAATAGCAGTAAATCCTGCGCTAGAAAGGCCCCCGCTACTCCGGCATTGAGTAACAAGAGCAGGGAATAGTAAAATTTCGGTCGGTTAACCTCTGTGCCACTAGCATAAAGAGCAATTATTGTCAAGATGCTGTTAAGAAAAAGTAATGAGAATGACAATCCATCGACACCGAGGGCATAATTGAAACCGAGGAAATTAATCCAAGGCAGGTTAACCGTGAACTGCATTTGCGGGTTACTAGGGTCAAATTGCCAGCCAAGGAGAATATTCAGCAGTAAGAGAACGACAGCAAGAGTTAGAGCTAATCCTCGCACTTTTTTCGCCTCTAGAGGCGTGTAGGCAATCAGTATCGCCCCTATAATCGGTAGCCAAATAAAAGCGTTGAGCATTCTTTAATGGGCATGATAAACCTTCCCATTATTGCCTGAGCGGTCAATCTTTAGCAAGATAGCTATCAACTTTTAACATTTATTAATAAAATGAGCCAGAGATTACCATTACCAGAAATTCGTCGGGAAAAAAACAGCGATTTTGCTGCCATATACCGAGTAAATCGCT is a genomic window containing:
- a CDS encoding 5-formyltetrahydrofolate cyclo-ligase yields the protein MDSATKKAQLRKQLIAQRRALPKHIWQENSQQLCKNLQSLPLFHHAKTILAYFSYRQEPDLSSLFCQHHRWGFPRCDGDSLTWHCWTADDPLELNRYGIYEPTAIAPVILPAEVDLLLIPAVACDRQGYRLGYGGGYFDRLLHSPEWQAIPSIGIVFDFAYLDTLPLDTWDQKLQAICTESRTEIF
- the grxC gene encoding glutaredoxin 3, with product MLNLFNSLFGRYNENIKANVEIYTWATCPYCIRAKWLLGWKGVKYTEYKIDGDESARQAMAERSNGKRSVPQIFINNEHIGGCDDLYALDGQKKLDNLLAKCGTI
- the tadA gene encoding tRNA adenosine(34) deaminase TadA, which translates into the protein MWDYLKSIDEKAYEKHRQWMQLALNLAATAGDRGDVPVGAVIVDKQGHLIAQGANCKEKHHDPTAHAEILAIRAASQVLGNWHLNDCTLYVTLEPCPMCAGAIIQARLGLLVYGADDPKTGVIRTVANFIDSPFSNHRLPVIAGILAKESGELLQTWFEKKR
- a CDS encoding type II toxin-antitoxin system RelE/ParE family toxin produces the protein MIKSFRCKDTEKLYNKQFVKKFSGIERLAIKRLRILESANTLEALAGLPSNRLERLKGDRIGQYSIRINDQYRICFSWDDAATNVEIVDYH
- a CDS encoding HigA family addiction module antitoxin produces the protein MNNWKSPIHPGEILADELEEINLDVSQLATRINISENELEQILKGQGNITGDIALKLGRFFNTGAEIWMNLQKAYELDLAREKLGNTLEKIIPYQSLSSG
- a CDS encoding leucine-rich repeat domain-containing protein, encoding MTAQEVLELIQQAKDERARELDLSNKNLTEIPPEIPQLTSLQELNLNSNQIREIPEAIARLTSLQSLDLISNQIREIPEAIARLTSLWVLF
- a CDS encoding DUF4334 domain-containing protein, whose translation is METLELESCQSILKAGKTTTEIALQLFDALDPVSLDFMLGRWQGSGLQTNHPMDGLLEASNWYGKEFVDTENVHPLLFLDGQGKIFKVAPNPTAMNWILKLPILKNNSLKPLLMLTNSLLKTETSQARLRMMEYRGKVSATMIYDYLPINDSFRKVDDNTVLGIMDFKNSPQPFFFVLKRCQRPLNS
- a CDS encoding phage integrase N-terminal SAM-like domain-containing protein → MDDSQKYEADCQKIRKANHELLTDFESWLESSGLSEKTINNHVSNIDFYINEYLLYEDAVEAKDGVDMVSDFLGYWFIKKALWASQSSIKANAGSLKKFYTFLLEKGLIDKDDLQELKETIKEEMSEWLETLRRYDDPLTEDMSDVW
- a CDS encoding cysteine desulfurase family protein, with the translated sequence MSQKPIYLDCHATTPMEPQVLAAMLPYFTEHFGNASSINHVYGWTAEAAVKQARETIAAAINSSPEEIIFTSGATEANNLAIKGVAEAYFAKGRHIVTVVTEHRAVLDPCHYLEKLGFEVTILPVGADGLIDLELLEKSLRPDTILLSIMAANNEIGVIQPLAAIGAICRQYQVLFHTDAAQAIGKIPLDVEEMNIDLMSLTAHKVHGPKGIGALYVRRRNPRVRLAAQIQGGGQEKGLRSGTIFTPQIVGFAKAVELGIKAIEEDNSHLNQLKARLWEIISQLDRIYLNGHPSQRLAGNLNISIEGVDGAALLLGLQPIVALSSGSACSSSHTAPSHVLTALGRPESLAYASLRFGLSRFNTLEEIELVGEQVVLTVNSLRKAKNF
- a CDS encoding NADH-quinone oxidoreductase subunit M, which produces MLNAFIWLPIIGAILIAYTPLEAKKVRGLALTLAVVLLLLNILLGWQFDPSNPQMQFTVNLPWINFLGFNYALGVDGLSFSLLFLNSILTIIALYASGTEVNRPKFYYSLLLLLNAGVAGAFLAQDLLLFFLFYELEIVPLYFLIAIWGGQRRGYAGMKFLLYTAISGFLVLISFLGLVWLTGADNFAYNPLLSNNLDVKTQLLLLIPLLIGLAIKIPIFPFHTWLPDAHVEASTPVSVLLAGILLKLGTYGLLRFGVGLFLDAWVTLAPWLATIAAISALYGASCAIAQKDMKKVVAYSSISHMAYILLAAAATTRLSITAAILQMISHGLISALLFLLVGVVYKKTGSRDVDYLRGLLNPERGLPITGMLMILAAMASAGIPGMVGFIAEFLVFRGSFPIFPIQTLLCLVASGLTAVYFLLMINRVFFGRLTPELSRIPRSTWPERFPEIALALFIIVLGLQPSWMIHWTENQASVLLTGTAISQRQS